In one Clostridia bacterium genomic region, the following are encoded:
- a CDS encoding DNA translocase FtsK, with protein sequence MPSVSMKFFSRLFTPTSNKRLNELIGFLMLVAAVLLLLALASYSPLDPSLNTAANHGDSRPAHNWIGMIGANLSDLLLQFGGVAVFLMPVFVCLIGLRWFRSRKVDSPGAKTLGAISLLIFFSALLALLPWHWRWMHAAPAEGLLGRIVGDALIHYLNVTGAYIVCVTAIAVALYLSTAFSFGALQLWFQTRFAFAFTAWDRFEDWRAARAKVRAQKELEKRRQQKPVVTAQLVPGGKRGAAQNVPATVQPIQAKSGIERMLEEELPVVPEPPAPKAAPPVEAGVDAIEVTSRADEDARRKTTTAKMQGGWKLPSSSLLRRPDARSEYDEEELKRVAQVLVEKCAEFEVHGQVTQINPGPVVTTFEFKPEAGIKYSRVTGLQDDLCLALKAESILIERMAGKSTVGIQVPNVNRETIWLREVVEADEFSHSKSKVTFSLGKDINGRIVTAELNTMPHLLIAGSTGSGKSVAINAFIMSVLYKATPDQVRLILVDPKRLELGNYEGVPHLYTPIITEPKLASNALRNAVREMERRLKLLAEKGVRNIDQYNKLFEGNSTPSLFEDGTEEKPIPYIVIIIDELADLMMLDGSNVEESITRLAQMARAIGIHLVLATQRPSVDVITGLIKANFPARMSFRVATKIDSRTILDANGAEALLGRGDMLYLPSGSARVHRVHAPFVTEKEIAATVEFWKEQSTAEYDDKFLQAPREEGNSIGTGGEGGSEGNGDNDELYQDAVRLVLEFGKASTSLIQRRLRVGYGRAAHLIDLMEQDGIVGPADGPKPREILKRPDWLSEVEDSLR encoded by the coding sequence ATGCCATCTGTATCTATGAAGTTCTTTTCGCGCCTGTTCACCCCGACGAGCAACAAGCGACTGAATGAGCTGATCGGCTTTTTGATGCTGGTCGCCGCGGTCCTCCTTCTCCTTGCCTTAGCGTCCTATTCGCCGCTCGATCCCTCGCTCAACACCGCCGCCAACCATGGAGATTCCCGCCCAGCGCACAATTGGATTGGCATGATCGGAGCGAACCTCAGCGATCTGCTGCTGCAGTTTGGCGGCGTAGCCGTTTTCCTGATGCCTGTTTTCGTCTGCCTGATTGGCTTGCGCTGGTTCCGTTCACGGAAGGTGGACTCACCCGGCGCGAAGACGCTCGGCGCAATTTCGCTGCTCATCTTCTTCTCCGCCCTGCTCGCGCTGTTGCCATGGCATTGGCGCTGGATGCATGCCGCACCCGCCGAAGGATTGCTCGGGCGCATCGTTGGCGACGCCCTCATTCACTACCTCAACGTCACTGGCGCGTACATCGTCTGCGTTACAGCCATCGCCGTGGCGCTGTATCTGTCCACGGCTTTCAGTTTCGGCGCGCTCCAACTCTGGTTCCAGACTCGCTTCGCTTTCGCCTTTACGGCGTGGGACCGTTTTGAAGATTGGCGCGCTGCACGCGCCAAGGTTCGCGCCCAGAAGGAACTTGAAAAACGTCGTCAGCAGAAGCCCGTCGTTACCGCTCAACTTGTCCCGGGCGGAAAGCGCGGCGCTGCCCAGAACGTGCCCGCGACCGTCCAGCCAATCCAGGCGAAGTCCGGCATAGAACGCATGTTGGAAGAGGAACTGCCGGTTGTACCCGAACCGCCCGCGCCGAAAGCTGCGCCGCCGGTTGAAGCCGGTGTGGACGCGATCGAAGTCACTTCGCGGGCCGATGAGGATGCTCGCCGCAAGACCACGACGGCAAAGATGCAGGGCGGATGGAAGCTACCCTCCAGCTCTCTATTGCGCCGTCCGGACGCGCGCAGCGAATATGACGAAGAGGAACTGAAGCGCGTCGCACAGGTCCTCGTCGAAAAGTGCGCTGAATTCGAGGTTCACGGGCAGGTCACGCAAATCAATCCCGGCCCCGTTGTCACAACCTTCGAGTTCAAGCCGGAAGCTGGTATTAAGTACTCGCGTGTCACTGGGCTGCAAGACGATCTCTGCCTGGCGCTGAAAGCCGAGAGCATCCTGATCGAGCGCATGGCCGGCAAGTCCACGGTCGGTATCCAGGTTCCGAATGTGAATCGCGAAACCATTTGGCTGCGAGAAGTGGTTGAGGCCGACGAGTTCTCGCATTCGAAGTCAAAGGTAACTTTTTCACTTGGCAAGGACATCAACGGCCGCATCGTCACCGCCGAACTAAACACGATGCCGCACCTGCTCATCGCCGGATCGACTGGCAGCGGCAAGTCGGTGGCGATCAATGCGTTCATCATGTCTGTGCTGTACAAGGCCACGCCGGACCAGGTTCGCCTCATCCTGGTCGATCCCAAGCGCCTTGAATTGGGGAACTATGAAGGCGTGCCGCACCTTTACACGCCTATCATCACGGAGCCGAAGCTGGCCTCGAACGCGCTTCGCAACGCCGTGCGAGAGATGGAGCGCCGCCTCAAGCTGCTCGCGGAAAAGGGCGTCCGCAACATCGACCAGTACAACAAGCTTTTCGAAGGGAACTCAACGCCTAGCCTTTTTGAGGATGGCACTGAAGAGAAACCGATTCCGTACATCGTCATCATCATCGACGAGCTTGCCGACCTCATGATGCTGGACGGCAGCAATGTTGAAGAATCGATTACGCGCCTGGCACAGATGGCGCGCGCCATCGGCATACACCTCGTGCTCGCAACGCAGCGCCCGTCGGTGGATGTGATCACCGGCCTAATCAAGGCGAACTTCCCTGCTCGCATGTCGTTCCGTGTCGCCACCAAAATCGATTCGCGGACGATCCTCGACGCGAATGGCGCAGAAGCGTTGCTGGGACGCGGAGACATGCTGTATCTGCCATCCGGTTCCGCACGTGTTCACCGCGTACACGCTCCGTTCGTGACCGAAAAGGAAATCGCTGCCACCGTCGAGTTCTGGAAGGAACAGTCCACCGCCGAGTATGACGATAAGTTCCTGCAGGCGCCCAGGGAAGAAGGCAACAGCATTGGGACGGGCGGTGAGGGCGGCTCCGAGGGTAACGGCGACAACGACGAACTCTACCAGGATGCCGTGCGGCTGGTGCTTGAGTTCGGCAAGGCCTCAACGTCGCTCATACAGAGACGACTGCGTGTGGGCTACGGACGCGCCGCCCATCTTATCGACCTAATGGAGCAGGACGGAATCGTCGGCCCGGCCGACGGCCCGAAGCCTCGCGAAATCCTGAAGCGTCCCGACTGGCTTAGCGAAGTGGAAGACAGCCTGCGGTAG
- a CDS encoding DUF3999 family protein, translating into MRRTAGWAAMVIACVVVAMAASEARREYFEWRRDVRVAHADRQNYLAIDADIWERTRRDLGDLRLYAQDGSEVPYALEVENGRRSQQHAPVRVLDLGAVGATTEFKLEIWGPESKTAPVEYDTVTLDLGTRNFITRALVEGEDDPNALAWTRLGSGTIFDFKREDLGSNFSINLPAPARFRYLRVRIPGRVAPDDVNGATVATTEETKAAWTPLRANVQTATEGKDSVITWAAGSMPVESVQFAIAGQDNFRRSVELQDADGHVLATGEIARVHLTREGKPADREQLVLDLHGPQYSSKFKLLVHNGDDRPLAIQRVVPMAYERRLYFYPTGKTEFALCYGDKELERPTYDLANWFRRDPEMQKAELAAPQNNPDFKGRPDSRPWTDRHAWVLWAALIAAVVGLGAVALSGMRKSSG; encoded by the coding sequence ATGAGACGAACTGCAGGATGGGCTGCGATGGTCATCGCGTGCGTCGTTGTTGCCATGGCAGCGAGCGAAGCCCGGCGGGAGTACTTCGAATGGCGTCGCGATGTCCGCGTGGCTCACGCGGACCGGCAGAACTATTTAGCCATCGACGCCGATATCTGGGAACGCACGCGCCGCGATCTCGGCGATCTTCGCCTCTACGCTCAAGACGGCAGCGAGGTGCCGTACGCGCTTGAAGTCGAGAATGGTCGCCGCTCCCAGCAGCACGCGCCCGTCCGTGTGCTCGATCTCGGCGCGGTAGGGGCGACGACGGAGTTCAAGCTGGAGATATGGGGACCGGAGTCGAAGACCGCACCGGTCGAGTACGACACCGTGACGCTTGACCTTGGCACGCGCAACTTCATCACGCGCGCGCTGGTTGAGGGCGAGGACGATCCGAACGCGCTGGCGTGGACTCGCCTGGGTTCAGGAACAATCTTCGACTTCAAGCGCGAGGACCTTGGCTCGAACTTCAGCATCAACTTACCGGCACCGGCGCGCTTCCGTTATCTGCGCGTTAGGATTCCGGGACGAGTAGCGCCCGACGATGTGAACGGCGCAACCGTCGCCACGACAGAGGAGACGAAAGCCGCCTGGACGCCGCTCCGGGCAAACGTGCAGACGGCCACAGAGGGCAAAGACTCGGTCATAACCTGGGCCGCAGGGAGCATGCCCGTGGAGAGCGTGCAATTCGCGATCGCAGGGCAGGACAATTTCCGGCGCTCGGTCGAATTGCAGGATGCTGATGGACACGTTCTCGCGACGGGAGAAATCGCACGCGTGCACCTGACGCGCGAGGGAAAACCGGCAGACCGCGAGCAGCTTGTGCTCGACTTGCACGGTCCGCAGTACTCGTCGAAATTCAAGCTCCTCGTTCATAACGGCGATGACCGCCCGCTCGCAATCCAACGCGTCGTACCAATGGCTTATGAACGCCGGTTGTATTTCTATCCGACGGGGAAGACCGAGTTCGCTCTCTGCTACGGTGATAAGGAACTCGAGCGGCCAACCTACGACCTGGCGAACTGGTTCCGTCGCGATCCGGAGATGCAGAAGGCCGAGCTTGCTGCGCCGCAGAACAATCCTGACTTCAAGGGACGACCTGACTCTCGTCCGTGGACGGATCGCCACGCCTGGGTATTGTGGGCGGCGCTGATCGCCGCCGTGGTGGGATTGGGCGCAGTGGCTCTCAGCGGAATGAGGAAGAGCAGTGGATAG
- a CDS encoding DUF2339 domain-containing protein, whose protein sequence is MATQDELQQIRSLLAELTRRVYRLEQMSGVPHEAPEQRAGAEPIPEIITPPMQAAPPPPLTPPPTLPLSTPADVPGRAGLRATMEAREETSLESRIGSQWLNRIGIVAVLVGVSYFLKFAFDNEWIGPAGRVAIGLLSGIGVVLWSERFRLRGFQVFSYSLKAVGVGAMYLSLWAAFHLYSLMPAPLAFAAMALVTAATAAMAFTQNAEVLAAFALIGGFLTPVLVSTGQNREAALFAYVALLDLATLVLVRLRPWHRLLSGAFAGTLLLYVGWYAAFYTSAQMAMTLLFATVFFVIFAVSAVVSHVEPRPDAPYGSRTLVIVALLNAAVYFFQVYVMLDARQEWRDWTAWVAVALAAVYLALARAVPRVSLDSKLPGARLMPLLHIGIAVGFLTVAIPLKLEAHWITLGWLVESAVLFWIGHRTRTGFIKLFAVAAFALGAAKLVAVDSDQRVQMLFLNHRFLTYMVAIAALGFIVWLQREHAEDERVRTVMAAGVVLINVFALIALHLEVSDYFLRLFTAQAGLRPNVNWNSTELRRLNIVREFAYSAVWMSYGATLMFVGFWKRSSFLRWQAIVLIGVTVLKVFIYDVSALERGYRIASFIALGVILLAISFLYQRHILRLQSMRRESAGGGAR, encoded by the coding sequence ATGGCTACTCAAGACGAGTTACAGCAGATTCGTAGCTTGCTGGCCGAACTGACGCGACGCGTCTATCGGCTGGAGCAGATGTCAGGCGTTCCCCACGAAGCTCCGGAACAGCGCGCCGGTGCGGAGCCTATTCCTGAGATCATTACGCCGCCGATGCAGGCTGCACCGCCTCCGCCACTTACTCCGCCACCCACTCTGCCACTTTCTACGCCAGCAGACGTGCCGGGCCGTGCGGGCTTGCGCGCCACCATGGAAGCTCGCGAGGAGACGTCGCTTGAGAGCCGCATAGGCTCGCAGTGGCTGAATCGCATCGGCATCGTTGCCGTGCTCGTGGGCGTCTCCTACTTCCTCAAGTTCGCTTTCGACAATGAGTGGATAGGGCCGGCAGGCCGGGTCGCCATCGGACTTCTCTCCGGTATAGGCGTGGTGCTGTGGAGCGAACGCTTCCGGCTGCGCGGCTTCCAAGTCTTCTCCTACTCGCTGAAGGCCGTCGGCGTGGGAGCGATGTATCTGTCGCTGTGGGCGGCGTTCCATTTGTATTCGCTCATGCCCGCCCCGCTTGCATTCGCGGCGATGGCGCTGGTGACTGCCGCAACAGCGGCAATGGCGTTTACGCAGAATGCCGAGGTGCTGGCTGCCTTCGCGCTCATCGGCGGTTTTCTTACGCCGGTACTGGTCTCCACGGGACAGAACCGCGAAGCTGCGCTCTTTGCCTATGTCGCGCTGCTGGATCTTGCGACGTTGGTCCTGGTGCGTCTGAGGCCATGGCATCGGCTGCTCTCGGGCGCGTTCGCCGGGACACTGTTGCTCTACGTTGGCTGGTATGCCGCGTTCTATACCAGCGCGCAGATGGCGATGACGCTGCTCTTCGCGACTGTGTTCTTCGTCATCTTTGCGGTGTCGGCCGTGGTGTCGCATGTAGAGCCGCGACCGGACGCGCCGTACGGTTCGCGAACGCTTGTGATTGTGGCGTTGCTGAACGCAGCGGTTTACTTTTTCCAGGTCTACGTGATGCTCGATGCGCGCCAGGAGTGGCGAGACTGGACCGCCTGGGTCGCCGTTGCATTGGCCGCCGTGTATCTGGCCCTCGCTCGTGCTGTGCCGCGTGTATCGTTGGATTCGAAATTACCGGGAGCGCGATTGATGCCGCTCCTTCACATCGGGATCGCCGTAGGCTTTCTGACCGTTGCGATTCCGCTGAAGCTTGAGGCGCACTGGATCACGCTTGGATGGTTGGTGGAGTCCGCAGTGCTCTTCTGGATTGGCCATCGCACGCGAACCGGTTTCATCAAGCTGTTCGCTGTTGCGGCGTTCGCGCTCGGTGCGGCAAAGCTGGTTGCGGTCGATTCCGATCAACGCGTCCAGATGCTCTTCCTGAACCATCGCTTCCTGACGTACATGGTCGCAATCGCGGCGCTCGGATTCATCGTGTGGCTGCAGCGGGAACATGCAGAAGACGAGCGGGTGCGGACGGTGATGGCGGCTGGAGTTGTGCTCATCAACGTATTCGCGCTGATCGCTCTGCACCTTGAGGTTAGCGATTATTTCCTGCGCCTGTTTACCGCCCAGGCAGGCTTGCGGCCGAATGTGAACTGGAATTCGACCGAACTGCGCCGGCTCAACATCGTTCGCGAATTCGCGTATTCGGCTGTCTGGATGTCGTATGGAGCCACGTTGATGTTTGTAGGCTTCTGGAAGCGTTCGTCGTTCCTGCGTTGGCAGGCGATTGTGCTGATCGGAGTGACGGTGCTGAAGGTGTTTATTTATGACGTCTCGGCGCTGGAGCGCGGCTATCGGATCGCGAGTTTCATCGCGCTCGGCGTCATCCTGCTGGCTATCTCGTTCCTGTACCAGCGCCACATCCTGCGTCTACAGAGCATGAGGCGGGAATCGGCTGGCGGTGGCGCGCGATGA
- the rho gene encoding transcription termination factor Rho: MTIAELKEKNITELTRIARSLDLPGASGLRKQDLIFKILQAQSEKEGHIFAEGVLEILPDGYGFLRSPDYNYLPGPDDIYVSPSQIRKFDLKTGDTISGQVRPPHEGEKYFALVKIEAVNFESPEEARNKILFDNLTPLYPQERIKLETVRENISSRVMDLLTPIGKGQRGLIVAPPRTGKTMLLQSLANSITTNHPEVVLIVLLIDERPEEVTDMQRSVKGEVISSTFDEPAARHVQVAEMVIEKAKRLVEHKRDVVILLDSITRLARAYNTIVPPSGKVLSGGVDSNALQRPKRFFGAARNIEEGGSLTIIATALIETGSRMDDVIFEEFKGTGNMEIILDRKLVDKRTFPAIDIQRSGTRKEELLIPKEDLARIWVLRKVLNPLSPVEAMELLIDKLSKTRANADFLQNMSSI; encoded by the coding sequence ATGACGATCGCTGAACTGAAAGAAAAGAACATCACCGAGCTAACCCGTATAGCTCGTTCCCTGGATCTGCCTGGCGCCAGTGGCCTGCGCAAGCAGGACCTTATCTTCAAAATTCTGCAAGCGCAGAGCGAGAAGGAAGGGCACATATTTGCCGAAGGTGTGCTGGAGATCCTGCCGGACGGCTATGGGTTCCTTCGCTCGCCTGATTACAACTACCTGCCTGGGCCCGATGACATCTACGTCTCGCCCTCACAAATCCGCAAGTTCGACCTGAAAACGGGAGACACGATCAGTGGGCAGGTACGCCCCCCACACGAGGGCGAAAAGTATTTCGCGCTGGTGAAGATCGAGGCGGTCAACTTTGAGTCTCCAGAAGAGGCTCGCAACAAGATTCTGTTCGACAACCTGACGCCGCTGTATCCGCAAGAGCGGATCAAGCTTGAGACGGTTCGCGAGAACATCAGCTCGCGCGTCATGGATCTGCTGACGCCGATCGGTAAAGGGCAGCGCGGATTGATCGTAGCTCCGCCCCGTACCGGTAAGACCATGCTGTTGCAATCGCTGGCAAACTCCATCACTACGAACCACCCGGAAGTCGTGCTCATCGTGCTGCTGATCGATGAACGCCCGGAAGAAGTGACGGACATGCAGCGGTCGGTGAAGGGCGAAGTCATCAGCTCGACCTTCGACGAACCGGCTGCGCGCCACGTACAGGTGGCCGAGATGGTGATCGAAAAGGCGAAGCGCCTGGTGGAGCACAAGCGCGACGTGGTAATCCTGCTGGATTCCATCACGCGCCTGGCTCGCGCCTACAACACAATCGTTCCGCCTTCGGGCAAGGTGCTGTCAGGCGGAGTGGACTCGAATGCGTTGCAGCGTCCGAAGCGCTTCTTCGGCGCGGCGCGCAATATCGAGGAAGGCGGCTCGCTGACGATTATTGCCACGGCGCTGATCGAAACCGGTTCGCGCATGGATGACGTGATCTTTGAAGAATTCAAGGGCACGGGCAACATGGAAATCATCCTCGACCGCAAACTGGTGGATAAGCGCACGTTCCCGGCGATCGACATCCAGCGCTCCGGCACCCGTAAGGAAGAACTGCTGATTCCGAAGGAAGACCTGGCGCGCATCTGGGTATTGCGCAAGGTGCTGAATCCTCTTTCGCCGGTTGAAGCGATGGAATTGCTCATCGACAAGCTGAGCAAAACGCGCGCGAATGCCGACTTCCTTCAGAACATGAGTTCGATATAG
- a CDS encoding DNA-directed RNA polymerase subunit omega: protein MRSDKVFEALHTLQNRYMLCQLASKATRKFHKPNTRIQDTTNDVFSRIAGTERQRVMSEPEHANEAQRRAA, encoded by the coding sequence ATGCGGTCAGATAAGGTTTTTGAAGCTTTACATACTCTGCAGAACCGTTATATGCTCTGCCAGCTTGCATCCAAAGCAACTCGGAAGTTCCACAAGCCGAACACCCGGATTCAGGACACGACGAATGATGTGTTCTCCCGGATCGCCGGCACGGAGCGGCAGAGAGTGATGTCTGAACCGGAGCACGCCAACGAGGCGCAGCGCCGGGCAGCCTAG
- a CDS encoding YifB family Mg chelatase-like AAA ATPase encodes MLFKTLSAAVYGIDANIIDVEVDVSGVKLNEDHFTTVGLPDAAVRESRERIRAALKNCGYDIPPTHITINLAPADLKKEGSGFDLPMALGILGAYGALNKRELEDYVMVGELSLDGSLRPVRGTLPVAIAARAKQIKNLLVPEVNAREAAMVSGVNVYPVRSLIEVVHLLNTGNGTKPIEVDTTALLNSCEQLSVDFKDVRGQHTAKRAMEVACAGGHNILMIGPPGGGKTMLAKRMPTIMPPLSFEEALETTKIHSVAGVLDARAGLVSVRPFRSPHHTISDAGLIGGGVIPRPGEVSLAHHGVLFLDELPEFPRNVLEVMRQPLEDGLVTIARAAMSMTFPARFMLAAAMNPCPCGYFNDRTRECHCTPPMIQRYVSKISGPLLDRIDIHIDVAAVNYKELRGGGPQPESSASVRERVIRARETQLARFKAAGERTFANAQMGSRQIRQFCELSADCERLLERAMTQQGLSARAHDRILKVARTVADLESAPQIESKHIAEAIQYRTLDRTYWA; translated from the coding sequence ATGCTCTTCAAAACTCTTAGTGCGGCCGTGTACGGGATTGACGCGAACATCATCGACGTCGAGGTTGATGTCTCCGGCGTAAAGCTCAATGAAGACCATTTCACTACGGTGGGCCTACCGGATGCGGCGGTGCGCGAAAGCCGGGAACGCATTCGAGCGGCGCTGAAGAACTGCGGCTATGACATTCCTCCAACGCACATCACCATCAACCTGGCTCCCGCAGACCTGAAAAAAGAGGGGTCAGGTTTCGATCTGCCGATGGCGCTCGGCATCCTTGGCGCTTACGGCGCGCTGAACAAGCGCGAACTGGAAGACTACGTCATGGTCGGCGAACTCTCGCTGGACGGCAGCCTGCGTCCTGTGCGCGGCACTCTGCCGGTGGCGATCGCCGCGCGTGCGAAGCAGATCAAGAACCTGCTGGTGCCGGAAGTGAATGCGCGTGAGGCGGCGATGGTGAGCGGCGTCAATGTCTATCCCGTGCGTTCGCTGATTGAAGTGGTTCACCTGTTGAATACCGGCAATGGGACTAAGCCAATCGAGGTGGACACAACTGCGCTGCTGAATTCATGCGAGCAGCTCTCCGTGGATTTCAAAGATGTTCGCGGTCAGCACACGGCGAAGCGAGCTATGGAAGTGGCGTGCGCAGGCGGACACAACATCCTGATGATCGGGCCTCCTGGCGGAGGCAAAACGATGTTGGCCAAGCGGATGCCAACCATCATGCCGCCCCTTAGTTTTGAAGAGGCGCTGGAGACGACGAAGATCCATTCCGTCGCCGGCGTGCTGGATGCGCGTGCCGGATTGGTGAGCGTGCGTCCATTCCGTTCGCCGCACCACACCATCAGCGACGCGGGACTGATCGGCGGAGGCGTGATTCCACGGCCCGGTGAAGTATCGCTCGCGCATCACGGAGTGCTGTTCCTCGACGAACTACCGGAGTTTCCGCGCAATGTCCTGGAAGTGATGCGGCAGCCTCTGGAAGACGGCCTGGTAACAATTGCAAGGGCGGCAATGTCGATGACCTTCCCGGCGCGCTTCATGCTGGCGGCGGCAATGAATCCGTGTCCGTGCGGATATTTCAACGACCGCACCAGGGAGTGCCACTGCACTCCGCCGATGATCCAGCGTTACGTTTCGAAAATATCCGGGCCGCTGCTCGACCGCATAGACATCCACATCGACGTGGCTGCCGTGAACTACAAGGAACTGCGCGGAGGCGGACCGCAGCCGGAGTCGTCGGCCTCTGTTCGCGAGAGAGTGATCCGGGCGCGCGAAACTCAGCTAGCGCGTTTCAAGGCCGCCGGGGAGCGCACGTTTGCAAATGCGCAGATGGGTTCCCGGCAGATACGGCAGTTCTGCGAGTTAAGCGCCGATTGCGAGCGTCTGCTGGAACGCGCCATGACCCAGCAGGGACTCAGCGCACGTGCTCATGATCGCATTCTCAAAGTTGCGCGCACGGTTGCCGATCTGGAAAGCGCTCCGCAGATCGAGAGCAAGCACATAGCCGAAGCTATTCAGTACAGGACGTTGGACAGAACATACTGGGCCTAG